ATGATTGTTGTCTGATAGGGAACATATTCATGTACAGTTAGAGCtaacaaaaactaaacagtgtgtttgtttcatgagAGAACCATGCTGCATTAAAGACCCTGTGTTTACCTTGTCTACTCCTGCACTAAGGATAAAGTTGccttttttattccatttaagGGCGAAGATGGGACCTTTGTGTTGGCCAAGTGTACTTGCAAGGTTTCCTGTGatgcaaaacacagacagggaACAAAAATGATAAGTGTTAAAAGtgaaatgacaacaacaacccaacacaaacacatggagcAGGAAAAACTGAGAGTATGCAGTTTGAAAACCTGCCTCTGGGTGGCAGTATTGTTAAAGGCTAAAATAAAGCCATGTGGCATTCAGCACCACAAATAACATCCAAAAATTCAGAGCAGGATGATTGTGAGAGTTTTTGCTATGTGAGTGTagaaattaacttttaaaagatTAGGAACCAATAATGTTTGTTCTGCTTACAAAGGGACAAATAACACATTCATAGTGAATAAATCAAAGCCATCTCACCATCCTTCGTCCATATTCTGGCAAAGCCGTCATAAGAGCCTGTTGCTAACAGCGTGCCTTCGCTCTGtcagagaaatagagagagtgTTAGCTCTCTTTTGCATTTTCAGTGTTTGCATTTCAGAGTCCTGCCTCAATGAACATTCGCCGTGATTCAGCTGCTATCATAAGAGAGGTTCTGTGTTCTCCATCAGCGTGGATGCTTTCCAGGAAATGTCTGCCTCTGCCCTTGGCTCAGGTTTACAATCCACTGGCTCGACTAAAGGAAAATTTCACTCTCTGATACACCTTCAGTGTGAGACATCATCCACAGTAACGGTCTGAGCACTCGGGGAGTTCCACAGAGTGTTGTAATTTGACTCTCGGGTGTATTTAGGAGCATTTTGGGCGCAGAATGAGCGTTGCAGTCATTACAAATGCTGATCTGAAAACGTGTTATAAATCTGCATGATTATTACGAAACAGCACTTGAATAGTTAGAAATATTTCCACCATTCCCACAGCTTTGACCTGGTTCCACATTTTGAACTGATGCAGCTATGGAGGGTGACTCACTTGTTAcatcatatgtgtgtgtgtgtgtgtgtgtgtgtgtgtgtgtgtctgtgtgtgtgtgtgtgtgtgtgtgtgtgtgtgtgagggagggagggagagtgtgTTAGCGTGCTTACATTCCAGTCTAGCGAGGTGACGTCTTTGTTGCTGGGGACATCCTGTCCACCCTCTCGTATGCAGTGTCTCAACACCAGCTGTGTGGAGCTGCTTGTACTGTTCTCACTCAGGTTCCAGATACGAGCCGTCGAATCGCcagacctgacacacacacacacacacacacacaaacacacacatattaatgGCTGAAGCACTGGGTCTTCTGGTTGGTTAGAACGGCAAATGTGATGCAAAATATTTGGGATTTTTTAATGGTGGGACCACATTCCAAGACTGTCAAACCAATTTCATGCTGcaatcaacaaaataaattcagCTGTCCCAGTTTTAAGCTGCTTCTTGCTGGAAACGGTAAATTCAGACACCTAAAATGTGTACAATAATAACTCACAATGATCGTATTATcatcgttttttttttagtcccACTtcaactgagttttattcttacaacacttttattttaccatagtttatttatttatctatttatttatttatgtatttatttatttattatctagttcaaattttagtcacttttttaagtatagcatcttagtttcttttactggtttcatattttagtgttttattatcttacaaATCTATTATGAGTTGAAATTCCTGTGCtttagttttaacatcttattttaccttcagtgtttcctcattaagatatcatgaaagtgtctcctcagttcgttcagcaacttaatgcttttttttttgttgcatatattgtgttcttaaccttaggattgtggggtgggttttggggtcagggctggggttgggTTTGGGGATGTCAGGATTAACCAGTTTCACTATTAACCATGCTTAAAAGTGTCACGGTTAATCTAATTGTGAAAGCTTGACATTCATCAAGGAAGTAACAGACattaatctttaaaataaataattcccTTTGTCTTTTTGAGCATCAGACTAACATGTGAAtaatgacacttttttttttttttttttgaaaaaaaatgacacttaATAATGACACTTAAAATCTACTAGAATATTAAATTTGATTTCATCCAGGAAGTAGCAGACATTAATCCTTTAAATTCAACAATCCCCACTTTAGACAGTTTCATGACAAACTGGAACATAAGAATACTCCAGAACACAAATAACGTGTTAGTCACTCTAAAAGTTCTGAGGAGGGACCCTCAAAACCTGTTGGTAAATAAAACGCATAGTAATCCGGGTAAATCGTGAAACCGTGATTATTTCTCTCACAATAATCGTGCCACCAAAATCTTTAATTGCTGCATCCCTAGCTGTGATTAGGatgggggtctttttatttttatttttatatttctaattgattctattttaagttgtttttatgtacagaactttgtgttacaatgtcattgtatgaaaagtgctttataaataaaatctgattgattgattgattttttgaaACTTGAGTCCAGCTTGAGAGCTTTGCTGTATTTGTATGTCCATGTcagaagaaaggaaaatgtGAGTTACCCCGATGCCAGCAGATCACTGACTGGGTTCCAGGCACAGATGAAGACTTCTGACTCGTGGCCCCTCAGGACCATGGCCTTGTTCTGAGGGATCTCCACATCTCCATCCACCTCCATCAGGTCTGCGTGGTTGTCTAAGCAAAGAGTTTTGAGTTAAAAAGCAGGACTGTCATCAACTCTTAGTGAGGACTCTTGATTGATaaagagacttttaaaaacttaATCCACAACTTTTTCCTCAGCTTAAAATCTATTTACAACCTGAATTATAAAACTActcaaatagttaaaaaaaaaactttaaatagaCGAGTGTATATTGTACACTTTGTAAACATATCACTCACTAGCTAAGGCGTGGGCTCCGTTCTCCTCCCCGTTGGCAGTATTCTCTCCGTTCTTGGCGTTGCCGGCGATGCTGCCACCAGTGGCCGATGTCGGTGCTGAAGCGGCAGCCTGCTGCTGGGCCATCTTGTCCCTGTAGGCCTGCTGCCTCGTCTGAACGACATCAGGCATCACAGCGTCGATCAGGGACAGAGACTCTATGGGCCGCCCATCAAATAATGTGCCGTCctacagagaaagagaagaaacgaCCCGGAGGTTAGACaggaaaggaggggagagacgagggaggaggagagttcTTAAATATCTTGTCAGCGTCTCACCTCATTGATGCTGACTTCAGCCTCCACGTACTGCAGGCCCTTCTGGATGATGCTGATGAGGGCAGCAGGGGGAACCAGAGCACCATTGATGTTGGATTGGCTGATGTGACTTTCTATACCGAACGTAAACGCTGAGTGGGAGaaccctgagaggaggagaggaagaaagaaagaggggaggagaaaaAGTTAGCCTACATAGTCCACAAATAATCCAATGAGATACTCAATGCACATTCTAgggatatatatataaatatatatatatttctttatctGGGCCTCATGTTGATACTTTATTTAAAAGGCTTTTGCCAGTATTGATGTACTGATATTACCGTGATTGACCAGCTTGGAAGAGCTTGTTTTACttctgaaaataatgaaaatacatttataatcatgcctgaTAATTACTGCACATGGAACTAGCACAGATATTCATATTTCTGTTATTACACAGCTGAGCCATAATAACACTGCCCTGTTTGCAAATCTGACACAGTTAGAATAAAAAATACTGATAATAAAAccataacagttttttttaaactcgtATGAACGTTTCCCTGTTAAATATAATATGTAACAAAGAAGAAGGTTTGCAGCAGACTGTCATTGATATTCAGATGTAAGTGTAGAACAGCTCCAGTTGAGCCGGGACTTTTGGCAGCTCCTCAGTAGTGAAATTAGAGTTCTGGTTCACATAACTCGCACAGTTGGACAAAGGTTATTACTGCACCCACAGAGTTCCTCACACAAAGGGAAGGCAGCCGGAGTTTATAAATGACCAGTGAGACTCGTTTGAACTCATTTAACCGTTAAGTCTTTCTGCTGTCTAAAAAGCCGCACAAGACAGACTTGACTATGAATGTACTCTGAATGTTTAGATTACTACTCTGCATGCTAGCATTCTTCATTGCCTTTAGCATGTACCTTAAGTTTATCAGTACAGTCCACAATATCTACAAAGTGGACCACTGACAATACCTCAGTTCCAGTATATGATCCTGTCTGACCAACAGTTTATACACACACTGTCTGTCCCACAAGGATGAATGTAACAACGTCTGTTCAACCCACTGTGTCTTATACACGACAAACCAATGACCCACACTGAGTGTCTACACACAGTGACTCAGCTGACCAGACAAACTGAGAAGCAGCTTTCAGATGGCTGCTCAATACACAGACTTAAAAAGCATACAAAGGGATGGTAGTTTGTTTCCTTCGTCATGTAGATAAACAAAATACCCCCCAAAAAAGCCAACAGACTCTTGGGAATTGCTAGCACgctttgcagaccagcaacatcagagtcccggctgacacctgaccaaatatacgtttatttttctcaataagaacgagtaggcagaaaactggacactgtgagtctgaagtactttttgttagtattatgagccttcattttataagactatgtccacgaagaatatttttatgagcctgatcgttgataatcagtgttaaacatgtacccgcATGAAATACCATCAGTTATGTGCATTtgtttgctgtagaaaatataatatggggggaaaaaacatatttggctttgttttttacataagaataataaagggttatttttattgattaatcgataattgatcgtaaacatttccaaaaaccatcacggaaaatacttaaaatgtacatccctaatacaGTGAAATGTTGTCGCCCTTGTGAGTGGGGACAAGAATgactagtcttttttttttattgtgggCCTGATATGCAGGTCAAATACTGTGTCCAAGCAACCACCCACCACTAGTCTGCGCTGTTGCTCTGGTTAATGGCTACAGCCATAGTGCTATCCTGTCTGtgaaacaagcacaggtgacagattgATCTAGAAAACAGAGATTAAGTGTCTGGTTAAACTTGCTTTAACaactggagcaatgtgtaaccagcacaggcatgtggacgtgaACCTACAAGGAGAACCTACAGTTGGTGGTGTCAGCTCTACAAATGTTTTCCACACTCTACAAACCAATTTGGCATTGTCTACCCGCAGACTCTGTGACCCTGTTGTGTTCaatgttgactgttttctgactgtTCCTTACATCAGACTTGTTGGTTGGCTGGAATTAAGATTCCCTTCAAAAAGTCAAATAACCCTAAAACAAACTAACTGTCAAATGATCTCATGGAAAAATGCTGGTGTTGGTCAGACATCCATTGCAGAAGCCATAACTCCAAAATTTATGTTTCTGACTTGTGTTTATGCTGTGTTCGTATCAAACAATTGGTAGGTTAATAATAGCATTATGCTGATAGGAGAGGTTaatttatcattatcattatattgttatagttaaagctgttattattattattagtattgctgttgttagtattattatcattacattGTTATAGTTAtagctgttattattattattgctgttgtttttattatgattatattgttatagttaaagctgttattattattattagtagtattgctgttattgttagtattattatcattacattGTTAAAGTTAtagctgttattattattattgctgttgtttttattatgattatattGTTATAGTTAtagctgttgttgttattattattattattattattattactattgttattataactACAAACTATATAAGGATAAAATTGTAATTGTATTGTAATAATTTACAATAATGTAAGCTGACATTGGGTGTTAAAATTGAATAGCtataaaggaaaacaacaaaaaaaaatctgataataAATATGTGAATAACCAAAATAATTCACATGTAGGTTAAAGAAGAAAGGTGCTGATTGGATACCTGACTCCTGTAGGTATCTGTAGACCAGGAAGTTGACCTCATCACTGCTAATGCTCATCTTTACTCCTGTTACACCATGAGGTCAGCACGCACACAGCTAGCCtagaagacaaagagagagagagagt
The genomic region above belongs to Notolabrus celidotus isolate fNotCel1 chromosome 2, fNotCel1.pri, whole genome shotgun sequence and contains:
- the tbl1xr1a gene encoding F-box-like/WD repeat-containing protein TBL1XR1a isoform X1; translated protein: MSISSDEVNFLVYRYLQESGFSHSAFTFGIESHISQSNINGALVPPAALISIIQKGLQYVEAEVSINEDGTLFDGRPIESLSLIDAVMPDVVQTRQQAYRDKMAQQQAAASAPTSATGGSIAGNAKNGENTANGEENGAHALANNHADLMEVDGDVEIPQNKAMVLRGHESEVFICAWNPVSDLLASGSGDSTARIWNLSENSTSSSTQLVLRHCIREGGQDVPSNKDVTSLDWNSEGTLLATGSYDGFARIWTKDGNLASTLGQHKGPIFALKWNKKGNFILSAGVDKTTIIWDAHTGEAKQQFPFHSAPALDVDWQSNNTFASCSTDMCIHVCKLGQDRPIKTFQGHTNEVNAIKWDPTGNLLASCSDDMTLKIWSMKQDSCVHDLQAHSKEIYTIKWSPTGPGTNNPSANLMLASASFDSTVRLWDVERGICIHTLTKHQEPVYSVAFSPDGRHLASGSFDKCVHIWNTQTGALVHSYRGTGGIFEVCWNAAGDKVGASASDGSVCVLDLRK